The genomic interval AAAAAACCTCATTTTGTTGTGTTTTACTTTATTTTGCTGATTCATTAAAGGATAAAATCAAAAAAATGTTATATCTTCCTGCCATCATTGTCATGATAGTTATCCTATACGATATCTATCAACTGATAATAAAAAGAAGAACGAAAATATTACATCCACCGGTAAGATTATAATAACATAAAAAGTAAATCATTTAAAACATATGCAATTGCAATGAAAATTTATCATCGATGATTATAATTATTCTGTCAATCACGATCTCTATGATCCAGATCGGACAATAAATTAAAATACCCCACCCAGCACCAGATGCTAAAGTGGAGTATGTTAAACATATCAAGTATTTAAAACGAAAAATTTTCTACCTTAATCATTTTCTACCTTAATCGGTGTGTGTCCGGGTTAATTTTTCGCCTTTTCCAGAAGTTTATCGCGCTCGGGCAGGGGTGGGGTGTTGACCTTATGGCGAGAAGAATTTTCGAGCTCTTTTATTTTCTCTTTTGCTTCCTCGTCTTCTATCTCTTCCTCGAGAATATATTCATCTATCTTTTCATAACTCAAACCCATCTCCTCCTCATCGGTCTGTCCTTCCCACAGACCGGCCGAAGGACGTCGCTCTATAATGGATTCAGGAATATCCAATTCCCGGGCCAGTTCTCTGACTTCAGTTTTTACCAGACTGGCCAGAGGAGAAATATCTACCGCTCCATCACCGTATTTGGTGAAATAACCGGTCACAAGCTCGCTCTTATTTCCCGTGCCCACAACCAGATAATCCCAGCGGTTGGCAAGATAATAAAGTGCAGTCATCCTGAGTCTTGGTTTGATGTTGCCGGCAGCCACTTTATCTTCGCCGGGATCTATATTTTTGAGCTCGGAAAGCATGGTGGCAAAAGTCTCGTTTAAATCAACTTCTTCCGCCTTCATGTTTATTTTGTCGGAGACCAGATAAGCATCCTGTTTATCCAGAGGACTGCTGCAGCAGGGCATTATCAGGCCGAAACTGTTTTCTGGAAAAGCCCGTTTTAAAAGCGCAGCTGTAACAGAAGAATCTATGCCGCCGCTCAGACCGACTATACCGCCTTTTTTTCCCGCCTTTTCCACTCTTTTTTTTATCCAGTTTACCAGGTGATCAACGACTTCAGCGTAATTTAATTCCGCCATACTCAAAAGACCTCCTCTGCTTTTCCCTCAGCTGATTTTTTGAAATCATAAATCAGAATAAAACTGATCTGAATTTCTTAATTCTCTTATCTGTAATTATACAGAAAAACAGATACTGATAACAGCTGAAGTGATTAAAAATGCATGTATACTGGTATAATTTTGCTTAAAAGGGGGTGATGATATCGTTTTATGGATCTTCTTGTCTTAAGTTAGTTAATAGGTGTGTCAAAAACCTCATTTTGTTGTACTGGAAGAGATAAAGCTGCGTTCACAATGAAATTTTTCCCCGATCCTATACGATATCTATCAACTGATAAAAGGAAGATCCCGTTTTATATTTCCGGTCAGCCCTCTCCCGGCGGGGGAGTATTCCAGCCGTTTTGCTTCATCACTTCAGGATGTTCCGGATCCAGATATTCGTTCCCATCGCTGTCTATCAGATAACGAGAATCGGATTCCTTCCTCTTTTTTTTCTGTGAACTGCCGCGGCTGGATCTATTTTTTTGGCCCTGCTTTTTGCTGCCGCGATTTTCTCTGTGTGATGCGAGCATCTCCTCTACCTGTTCAACCGTTCCCAGACCTTTTTCACGCCAGTCTCTGAGAAGAGCCAGCGTGTAAGAAAGCGTGCCATCGCGACTGTTTAAGGCGGTGAGTTCGATAGCTTTTTTGATGATTGCTGATTTTGAATTTTGATCGGCCAGGGTCTCAGCTTCAAAGGCGGTCGGTTTTCGCTCGAAAACTCCCATAAAAGCGTCGATTATCTCCGGGGGGATGATTTTATCGATCTGTTTTTTTTGTCTGTAATCGCCTGATGTTTTTTGAGGGGGAGTCTCCTCGCGCGCGCTCGCGCGTTGCTCATGTTCTTCGGTTTTAGGGTCTTTAGTCTCTGTTGTAGTCTTTGAAGTAATCTCTGTAGTAGTCTCTGGTATTGCTGTTTCATTTTTCGAGTCTCGATGTTTCATATTTTTACTTCGAGGTTTCATTTTGAAATCTCGATCTTTCATATTGAAACCTCGATCATTAAAATTTGAAATATCGGAGCCGCCGGGGTTTATAGCCTTTTCATCCTTTTTTTGTGTATTATGTAAATTATCATCATCGGTCTGGAAATTATCTTTTGTGCATTTTTTCTTCTCCGCTTTTTTCTCAGCTTTTTCCTTGCGGGCAATCTTTTTTCCGGAATCGCCTGCACTTTTGTCTTCCTTTCTTTCGGTTTCTTTCAGACAGCGGGCGATATCCTTGTACATCTTTTCAAAACGATATCCTTCGAGGTGATAACCGAGTTCGAGGAGATCTCGATTAACTTTGATCAGATTTACCCGATATTGTTTAGTTTTATCCCAGCTGTATTGAGGATTTTGCCGGGATTCAAGATAGCCCATCTCCTCAAGTTTTTTGACATAACGTGAAAGCGTGGGCTTGCTTTTGCCGAGCATTAATTCATCGGCCAGGTCATCACTGGATTTATAAACCCAGCCCCCTGTCTTCGAGATATTCAGCTCTCTGCCCTCTGAACGGGCTCTTTTCTTTTCCTCTTCTATAAATTTGTCGAAATCGCGGCGTCTTTCCGTCCAGTAGATGAACTGATTTAATATGAGTGCATACTTAAAATCACCGGTCAGTTCGACCAGTTCCTCCTTGATCACGACTCGTTTGAGCTTCTCTGGAGCCATCTATAATAAACCCCCTTCTGTCTTTTAATCCGGGGAAGATAGAATATTATCAGGATTGCAGCAGACTTCAACCTGCAGAGAAGAAAATTTAGGTTACAGGGGATAGCTTCTAAAGCAGAAAGAAAGGGTGGATTCTTAAGCTGGTATGCGAGGCTTTTGAGGGGAGTTTGGTCCGTATGAGCGGCAGTCTAACTTGAAGTGGCCCGACAAATCTGGTATACTTAATTCACGCTTATTTAGCGATAAATCGGAGCTGCTATTGGAGCTAGTCGCTCCGCAAATTAGTTTTAAATTGCTGATGAATTACCAGCACAGCAGTATATCTCTGGACTATCTGCCGGGAAAAGCAGATTGAGCCTCGCGCCCCTTTTATGAAGTTGTTAAGGGTTATCCCCATAACCCTTCTGCTTATCTGCTAACCATCCTGATTTCGACCTCCCGCGGATAGTCTTATTTTTTTTGTCTAAAATAGCAGTTAGATTGAGGTTTTACCGTATACGCAGTCTGATTATAAAATATGCGTAGGTCAATTTTACTACTAATCCGCTGTGCTGTCAAAAAAAAATGTATAAATATGTAGATGTATAGATGTATAAATACATAAATATTTACATAATTATTTCTGAAAATTATGTCTAAAAGCTATATTAAACTTTTGCTGGAAATATGCATCCATTATATCATCGATTCGGCAGGCAGCAACCTCCAATGTTATCATGATCAATAATATTCTTCTATCAATTCCTTTAAAGCCTCTATTAGATCATCTTCTGGTGAGTAGCTGACTCTCAATTCTTCAAAAAAGCTATCGT from Halarsenatibacter silvermanii carries:
- a CDS encoding DnaD domain protein, which encodes MAPEKLKRVVIKEELVELTGDFKYALILNQFIYWTERRRDFDKFIEEEKKRARSEGRELNISKTGGWVYKSSDDLADELMLGKSKPTLSRYVKKLEEMGYLESRQNPQYSWDKTKQYRVNLIKVNRDLLELGYHLEGYRFEKMYKDIARCLKETERKEDKSAGDSGKKIARKEKAEKKAEKKKCTKDNFQTDDDNLHNTQKKDEKAINPGGSDISNFNDRGFNMKDRDFKMKPRSKNMKHRDSKNETAIPETTTEITSKTTTETKDPKTEEHEQRASAREETPPQKTSGDYRQKKQIDKIIPPEIIDAFMGVFERKPTAFEAETLADQNSKSAIIKKAIELTALNSRDGTLSYTLALLRDWREKGLGTVEQVEEMLASHRENRGSKKQGQKNRSSRGSSQKKKRKESDSRYLIDSDGNEYLDPEHPEVMKQNGWNTPPPGEG
- the nadE gene encoding NAD(+) synthase, producing the protein MAELNYAEVVDHLVNWIKKRVEKAGKKGGIVGLSGGIDSSVTAALLKRAFPENSFGLIMPCCSSPLDKQDAYLVSDKINMKAEEVDLNETFATMLSELKNIDPGEDKVAAGNIKPRLRMTALYYLANRWDYLVVGTGNKSELVTGYFTKYGDGAVDISPLASLVKTEVRELARELDIPESIIERRPSAGLWEGQTDEEEMGLSYEKIDEYILEEEIEDEEAKEKIKELENSSRHKVNTPPLPERDKLLEKAKN